The following are encoded together in the Juglans microcarpa x Juglans regia isolate MS1-56 chromosome 2D, Jm3101_v1.0, whole genome shotgun sequence genome:
- the LOC121250242 gene encoding peroxisome biogenesis protein 22-like isoform X1 — protein MADSSKQELVQLIKRFGAYLTIKISKLLPISLQNMQDSRSVGAIAGLAVAIVFTWRLLRSPSQPQRRQPKRQAGTPSSSGANTNSNANLVVSGVSSSLEDSRAQTVVDEFFQSVKPTLGQIVRQKLSEGRKVTCRLLGVILEESSPEEIQKQATVRSPVLEVLLEITKFCDLYLMETVLDDESERKVLLALEDAGIFTSGGLVKDKVLFCSTEIGRSSFVRQLEPDWHIDSNPEIIYQLSRFIKYQLHISPNRPERTAPNVFSTPSLEQFFGCV, from the exons ATGGCAGATTCCTCGAAACAAGAGCTGGTCCAGCTGATCAAGCGCTTCGGGGCTTATCTCACCATCAAGATTTCCAAGCTCCTCCCGATCTCCCTCCAAAACATG CAGGATTCACGATCTGTTGGGGCCATTGCGGGGCTTGCTGTTGCAATAGTCTTCACTTGGAGGCTTTTGAGATCACCTAGTCAACCTCAAAGAAGGCAACCCAAACGGCAAGCGGGTACACCCAGTAGTTCGGGTGCCAATACCAATTCAAATGCAAATCTGGTAGTTTCCGGTGTTTCTTCATCCTTGGAGGACTCAAGAGCACAAACTGTTGTTGACGAATTCTTTCAGTCAGTGAAG CCAACTTTGGGGCAAATTGTGAGGCAGAAATTGAGTGAAGGAAGAAAG GTAACCTGCCGTTTACTTGGAGTAATTCTCGAGGAAAGTAGTCCAGAGGAGATTCAG AAACAAGCAACCGTTAGGTCCCCTGTGCTGGAAGTACTGTTGGAAATCACGAAGTTTTGTGATCTATATCTCATGGAAACAGTTTTGGATGATGAAAGCGAA AGAAAGGTTCTTCTGGCTTTAGAAGATGCTGGGATTTTCACATCTGGTGGTTTGGTCAAAGACAAG GTTCTTTTCTGTAGTACAGAGATTGGCCGGTCATCTTTCGTACGGCAATTGGAACCGGACTGGCATATTGACTCAAATCCTGAAATCATTTATCAGTTATCT AGATTCATCAAATATCAACTTCACATATCTCCTAACAGACCTGAACGGACTGCTCCGAATGTATTCAGCACCCCATCCTTGGAACAGTTCTTTGGATGTGTCTAA
- the LOC121250242 gene encoding peroxisome biogenesis protein 22-like isoform X2: protein MADSSKQELVQLIKRFGAYLTIKISKLLPISLQNMDSRSVGAIAGLAVAIVFTWRLLRSPSQPQRRQPKRQAGTPSSSGANTNSNANLVVSGVSSSLEDSRAQTVVDEFFQSVKPTLGQIVRQKLSEGRKVTCRLLGVILEESSPEEIQKQATVRSPVLEVLLEITKFCDLYLMETVLDDESERKVLLALEDAGIFTSGGLVKDKVLFCSTEIGRSSFVRQLEPDWHIDSNPEIIYQLSRFIKYQLHISPNRPERTAPNVFSTPSLEQFFGCV, encoded by the exons ATGGCAGATTCCTCGAAACAAGAGCTGGTCCAGCTGATCAAGCGCTTCGGGGCTTATCTCACCATCAAGATTTCCAAGCTCCTCCCGATCTCCCTCCAAAACATG GATTCACGATCTGTTGGGGCCATTGCGGGGCTTGCTGTTGCAATAGTCTTCACTTGGAGGCTTTTGAGATCACCTAGTCAACCTCAAAGAAGGCAACCCAAACGGCAAGCGGGTACACCCAGTAGTTCGGGTGCCAATACCAATTCAAATGCAAATCTGGTAGTTTCCGGTGTTTCTTCATCCTTGGAGGACTCAAGAGCACAAACTGTTGTTGACGAATTCTTTCAGTCAGTGAAG CCAACTTTGGGGCAAATTGTGAGGCAGAAATTGAGTGAAGGAAGAAAG GTAACCTGCCGTTTACTTGGAGTAATTCTCGAGGAAAGTAGTCCAGAGGAGATTCAG AAACAAGCAACCGTTAGGTCCCCTGTGCTGGAAGTACTGTTGGAAATCACGAAGTTTTGTGATCTATATCTCATGGAAACAGTTTTGGATGATGAAAGCGAA AGAAAGGTTCTTCTGGCTTTAGAAGATGCTGGGATTTTCACATCTGGTGGTTTGGTCAAAGACAAG GTTCTTTTCTGTAGTACAGAGATTGGCCGGTCATCTTTCGTACGGCAATTGGAACCGGACTGGCATATTGACTCAAATCCTGAAATCATTTATCAGTTATCT AGATTCATCAAATATCAACTTCACATATCTCCTAACAGACCTGAACGGACTGCTCCGAATGTATTCAGCACCCCATCCTTGGAACAGTTCTTTGGATGTGTCTAA